Below is a window of Poecilia reticulata strain Guanapo linkage group LG8, Guppy_female_1.0+MT, whole genome shotgun sequence DNA.
NNNNNNNNNNNNNNNNNNNNNNNNNNNNNNNNNNNNNNNNNNNNNNNNNNNNNNNNNNNNNNNNNNNNNNNNNNNNNNNNNNNNNNNNNNNNNNNNNNNNNNNNNNNNNNNNNNNNNNNNNNNNNNNNNNNNNNNNNNNNNNNNNNNNNNNNNNNNNNNNNNNNNNNNNNNNNNNNNNNNNNNNNNNNNNNNNNNNNNNNNNNNNNNNNNNNNNNNNNNNNNNNNNNNNNNNNNNNNNNNNNNNNNNNNNNNNNNNNNNNNNNNNNNNNNNNNNNNNNNNNNNNNNNNNNNNNNNNNNNNNNNNNNNNNNNNNNNNNNNNNNNNNNNNNNNNNNNNNNNNNNNNNNNNNNNNNNNNNNNNNNNNNNNNNNNNNNNNNNNNNNNNNNNNNNNNNNNNNNNNNNNNNNNNNNNNNNNNNNNNNNNNNNNNNNNNNNNNNNNNNNNNNNNNNNNNNNNNNNNNNNNNNNNNNNNNNNNNNNNNNNNNNNNNNNNNNNNNNNNNNNNNNNNNNNNNNNNNNNNNNNNNNNNNNNNNNNNNNNNNNNNNNNNNNNNNNNNNNNNNNNNNNNNNNNNNNNNNNNNNNNNNNNNNNNNNNNNNNNNNNNNNNNNNNNNNNNNNNNNNNNNNNNNNNNNNNNNNNNNNNNNNNNNNNNNNNNNNNNNNNNNNNNNNNNNNNNNNNNNNNNNNNNNNNNNNNNNNNNNNNNNNNNNNNNNNNNNNNNNNNNNNNNNNNNNNNNNNNNNNNNNNNNNNNNNNNNNNNNNNNNNNNNNNNNNNNNNNNNNNNNNNNNNNNNNNNNNNNNNNNNNNNNNNNNNNNNNNNNNNNNNNNNNNNNNNNNNNNNNNNNNNNNNNNNNNNNNNNNNNNNNNNNNNNNNNNNNNNNNNNNNNNNNNNNNNNNNNNNNNNNNNNNNNNNNNNNNNNNNNNNNNNNNNNNNNNNNNNNNNNNNNNNNNNNNNNNNNNNNNNNNNNNNNNNNNNNNNNNNNNNNNNNNNNNNNNNNNNNNNNNNNNNNNNNNNNNNNNNNNNNNNNNNNNNNNNNNNNNNNNNNNNNNNNNNNNNNNNNNNNNNNNNNNNNNNNNNNNNNNNNNNNNNNNNNNNNNNNNNNNNNNNNNNNNNNNNNNNNNNNNNNNNNNNNNNNNNNNNNNNNNNNNNNNNNNNNNNNNNNNNNNNNNNNNNNNNNNNNNNNNNNNNNNNNNNNNNNNNNNNNNNNNNNNNNNNNNNNNNNNNNNNNNNNNNNNNNNNNNNNNNNNNNNNNNNNNNNNNNNNNNNNNNNNNNNNNNNNNNNNNNNNNNNNNNNNNNNNNNNNNNNNNNNNNNNNNNNNNNNNNNNNNNNNNNNNNNNNNNNNNNNNNNNNNNNNNNNNNNNNNNNNNNNNNNNNNNNNNNNNNNNNNNNNNNNNNNNNNNNNNNNNNNNNNNNNNNNNNNNNNNNNNNNNNNNNNNNNNNNNNNNNNNNNNNNNNNNNNNNNNNNNNNNNNNNNNNNNNNNNNNNNNNNNNNNNNNNNNNNNNNNNNNNNNNNNNNNNNNNNNNNNNNNNNNNNNNNNNNNNNNNNNNNNNNNNNNNNNNNNNNNNNNNNNNNNNNNNNNNNNNNNNNNNNNNNNNNNNNNNNNNNNNNNNNNNNNNNNNNNNNNNNNNNNNNNNNNNNNNNNNNNNNNAAAGAATTGTGTTTCATGCCAGCACATACAAAATAAGCATTCATTATTTTCATAGTTAAAAAAAGCAGAGGGTGATGTTTTGTCATCAAGCTTAATTATCACTCAATTTCCTTCATTTRTATAACAATTAGTCGGctataaaaactgaacatgtaGGAGCCTTGCAAATTATattgaagttttatttgtataaataaaacgAATTAAGAAATTcatgctttacatgaattaaagaaaaacaaaaaacaacaatgcaaGCCCTTCGCAGCCCttcgtctccaaagccgaaccatggtttcgttcacgcTGAGTTTACGTACATcggctccatttccctcctgttctgccagatcgacagctctcaacttaaaagctgcttcatatgaatttgaagaaattcctccgtcgtgcctgctgctagcatgtgcttgttctaaatgaaaatcagcattttcttctttgatttccaattttgacttccaatcattcacttcctgctaaagcgccccctggtggttgaagaaaaatccacagaaaagccgcaccgggccgcatggttcaaagcgtgggggaaaaagtagcggctcatagtccggaaaataaACTGAGCTTTCCCTTCATAGTTGGTGAAAAAGTTTGTGACATGTCCAGATTGTCCGACAGACCTTCACTTCATAGAAATCTCTGCCTTTAGAGCGTATGAGTAACGTCATCCTCTGGattcaaaagaaaagttgaaagCTTCTTTCTTTGTGGAAAGCTTTGATCATGTCCAACAGTAGTTGTTGGTCATGACATGCTTTCACAAGAAACTGGATTTATGCTTCTTTTTGAAAAGCGATGcaagataaaataaagtgaatgatctgtttttcttctaagcTTTTGGAGTAACGTCGTAGCAAACGGttcaaaaaaagtatttaccacTGTTCATGTTAAATACATTCTGGCCTAAATGTCTCACTCTGTATTTTCTTAGTTGTGGAGAATCCACAGACATGTGTGTGGAAAACTCAAACCAACACATGTAGCTGTGAGCAGTGGTAGATCTGTAGCTTTTAGAAGATCAAAGGCTTTGCCCCAAAAGTCTGCAATcaaagtttattaaatgttattttcacacAGCTCAAAGTGCACCATGATAGTTCTGGacatcaaagaaaagaaaaataaaacagctatacctccatatttctttttatttttgaaaataagacTAGATCTGCTTTCTAAACTGCAGCAAGTAAATAGGCAATTAAAGGTAATTTAAGGGACTTTGAGTGAAGTTAAGACTGTTAATTTGCAGTTGCggtttttgtaaaatgtcttaGTGAGaacttaaaaaggaaaagagtgAGGCTGCAAGTGGCCTTGAAGCAATGATTGGAGGTTTAAAAGCTGCACTTTAGGAACACCAtgatttttgaataatttcagaaaagaTTTMCTTTTTCATTAAGCTACAATTTGTGTWGTAAGCATTCAGGGATTTAGTACTTTTTGTGTCATCTGATTGAAAAACTAAGATAAAACAACTGACATCGTCAGAAACGWCTCCATCAAGATTACTATGAAACTAATAACATAACATTGTCAGAATTGattggtaaatggactgaatttatATAGCAATATTTTTAATMAAATGAGACATATACAACTCTGGAAARAATTAAGAGCTGCCCattaaaacccattaaaaaccTGATGGTTCTTCCACCAAATATTGGTTTCTGAATTctttctgaattaaaacattMKTGTTGTTGTTTCTRAATtaaattaacttgttttctttgcattgtttgaggtctgaaagcgctgcaACCGTTTTGTGATTTTggccatttctcattttctgcacataAATACTAMattttttgcttgaaatttcagacatgttcatagaataaaagaacaattttctttttactccaATATACgcttataaaaagtaaaatcagagaaattgaTNNNNNNNNNNNNNNNNNNNNNNNNNNNNNNNNNNNNNNNNNNNNNNNNNNNNNNNNNNNNNNNNNNNNNNNNNNNNNNNNNNNNNNNNNNNNNNNNNNNNTGTGCTCTTTTTATTTGGGAGAATAGAGAGGACAATCTTTTCTGCCTCcacccctttaaaaaaaaggaagaaaaactaaaaaaaaaaaaaaaaaaagaaaaaagatgaggAGAAGGCAGGGTTTGTATGGAGGCTGattcatgcaaaaataatgGTTGGTATATTTTGGTTGGCAACAGACAGCTGATATTGGGAGAAGATGTGAGATGAGAGAGCAGGATGTGACTTGAAAGCTGTAATTTGCAGCCAAATGTTCATATTTCAGACATCGAGCAGCGAGTCAGGCAACACAGTCATGCAGAAGCTAGGAAAATGGGGGGAGGTTTACGGTAAATGATGCATCTATTCATTGACTCAGTGCATCAGGTTTCTGGAAGCAAATTGTGTCTGTACTGTACAAACCCACAGAGCAGACAACTTTAATTGTCTACCTATAAACACATTATCACATTTATTTCCAAGTGGCTGcaattatagatttttttcccctgctttttgaaacaagaaaaaaaaatccctctttCAGTAAGAGGAGTGCAATACCTGAGGAGGAAGTGGTTTCATGGTCACTTTCACCCTCCTTGCCTTCCTCAGCAGACCCAGTAGGTCCAGAACCGCTGGAACCGGCGGGTCGCTGCTGCCTCCGTCGCCTCCGAGATCTCTGCGACCGTAACATGTTCCGATCTACGAACTCTTTAGCTCCTTTCTGCACAAATGAAGTGTTGATGGGGGGGGGAAACACAATGAGCACTGAGATGTAGAACACATCCTGAGCACAGAGTGCATGGACTGGGTATACCTGTAACAGGAAGCAGTCTTCCCCACACGGTTCAGTCTCCATGCGGATCTCCTTGCTCTTCCTCTTGTAAACATTGGGTGTTGCATGAAAAGCTTCATGAACAGAGACAATGCATTCTCACTACCTGCTGCACGAATTGCAACATTCAAtgcaaacattaataaaatattgcaatCGTAATATATTGATCAGAGTCTTAAATCAAACAAAGAAAGGGCTATTACGGTGGAGGAAACAGTCGTATTTGAAGCAACGTCTACAGAAGAGCGTGTGGAAGGAATGCAACGACTGCTCCCTCTGCACAGATTTTGCAAAAGGCCCATCTAAGTTGGGAGTGCAGAGGGGGGGGAGTTTTACTGGGCCTGGTGGCTCCTGTAGATCCTTGTACCTGTGAAGAATATGAAAAACATGCCAAAGCTTTAAAGAAATaagagatgcactgatctgatattaatatctgtgttGGTCaagatgttgaaaaaaaattctatatagGTTAGCGGTGACAATGTGCCCAATCCATAAAGTTTgcagaaacaaactttatgTTGCTAATTCACAAACTAATTGCTATTAAACCaatttttaagtcacattttcacTTTGTACAGCCTGACTGAATTACTGGCTGACCTGCCTCAAATTGGTCAAAAGATATCAAAACCAATACATCATCCATtaatctaaagaaattaaaaaatacaaaagtcatCAGAACCTAAAATatttatccacaaatggaggACATATAGAAAAGTGATGACCCTTCTCAAATCATCCAGGGTGACCCAAAAGAACCCTGAAGCTGCATCTATAAAATTCAACGGTGAAAACTTGAAGGGAGGAAGATATGCAGATATGAAGATATTCAAGTAAGTTGCTGGAATTCAAAAAACTCTTCTGCAAACCAGAGTGGACTAAAGTTCCTCCACAGTCCTGCAAAAGAATCACCGCCTGCCGTTGTAAAAGCTAGATGGGATTTGTTGCCGCCAAGGTTGGCACATCCAGTTGGAGGGGGCAATTACTTATTCACATATGGCTATGTGGCTTTGTTTCCcttaacaaattaaataactgtttgaaaacagcattttgggctgactttctttctttgataTATTAATTCAGTATTGTTATATAGCCATTTGTTCATTCAAGCTGCCACAGGGTGTACtaactttttcacatgactGTAAGGAACAGAACAAATCTGAAAGGGGCCAAATACTTCTTATGCCACCATAGATGTTTCTAAGGTCTTTCAGCTCCTCACGCAACTATCCTTTGAGCATGAGAGCCAGAGAGGAACCCAGAATTCTTAATTCACCTCTAGCTGCTTACATCTCCATGGTGAACGCTAAGCAACAGACTAATGATCGCGGGGCAAATAGATCCCATTGACTacacttttcttacttttccTTCAGCTCCTCTGTGGTGCCCTTGTAGGGAAACATGGAGGCGATGGCTGTAAATATCTTATCGTTGGGGATCTTCTTGCTGCCGGACACATCCTTCACTTTTGGGAAACAAAGCAGGGGTTGTTACACAAGTGAACCAGATATGACCAAACATCAGGTTTTCATACAGATGCATAAACATTGATTATGCAACAAGGGTGTTTACACAATTCCGAACAAGACATTGTCTCCTATTTTCAAGAACAGATCAGCAGTAATTGTTCTTAACGGTTGTACTTTATTGTATTCTTGTAATTTGTAGCATCCTTGCACATGCATGCTGAGTGGATCCATTTCACAATTGTTGGGAAAGTGTGTAGTTACCACTAAATCCAAACACAACTCGGTAATAGGAGTCAGGGCATATCAGTGTCATGAACAAACAAGTTCCCTCAAACAAGGGAAAACAGGGTAGCTTTAAAGCCACCATGTCAGTTCAAGAGCTGCTGTGGCAGGACGACCTTGTGGCAGCTGCATGGtgtaaaaaagaagaacagtATGTGCCTTGTTCACGCTGAAGCACTCTAAACACAGATACTCACCCTCTGTGGtgcctcttctttttttcctgattaATGTTCCAGCTTTAGTCTCTTCCGAGCCTTCCACTGagctcctcctcatcatcatcctctcttcctctttcttccctGTAACCTCTGCTGCCGTCACCCCTgcgtcctcctcttcttcttcgtcATGGTCAGAGTATTGGCTCAAGGCATCCACAAGCTCCTTAAAGATCTCGTCGCTGATGAACCCACCCTCTGGGACagaaacaattttgttttatgtcttaaGTCATGGGTTTATatagaaaaacaattatataaacCTTCAGATTAAATACATACACAGCAATTACAGTGTCCTAAAAATGATGCATACATTTTCAACACTCGATATCACCAAAaactttggaaatatttttggtaaGTTTTTGGGATAAACCATCTGTGGTAAGACTTGAAGTTGGTATtaacagatgctctccatccaatttGACAAAGTTTAAgctattttgaaaagaagagtgggaaacatctgaaaatctATTAAAGACATAGCATTTCCGGAATTCTGCGGTTGTAATGGTGTAATTGTGACGACGCCATaggaaataaatatatgtttaaggCTCTGCCTACCCCTGTCACCATGAACGCCATCATAGTTGTCAATGAGTTCCTCTAAGAAGGCCTCATCCTGTTCAAGCACCTCATCACCCATGTAGGGAATGTTGTGTAGGAACGTTTCATCCTCCACCTAAAAGAAACAACTCCTTTTGGTGCTTCATTcaacaaaataacattaaatgtttctaagtgttttaaagcttaaaaaccAATACAAGTATACATCAGCCATGAACCGTAGAGTGCAAAAACAATATCAAAAGATGGTATATGATACCATGAAGTTGTGCTGCAGTGGTGACCACGAGTACATGAAAGGGATTCCTGCCACTGTAGACAGAGGTTTCATTGGAACGGCCTGAGAATTAAATCCCGGGAACCCAAACTCCACTGTACACATCTGGAAGAGGATCAGAGGTGAGGTGAACATGACCATACTCTGAATGAGTCTTCTGGATAATTATAATTAGACACAGATGCTGTTTTGGCTCAGACATGGAAAGCAAATGCATTACAGTGAAACTCAACAGCATGTGGGAACATAAAAATACCACtatattttcaaactgtttggGTTATGAGCTCACTTAAGTCATCAGTTCCCTTTGTCACTGCCTACTTAGGCTCCATTTATCCCAATCgctctcttttaaaaaaaacgtacCTTCTTATTTGCCAGAGATCCAGTAAAGGTTGAGACAGGGATGGCCTGAATCCTGAGCTTGGACCACTCTGTATTCAGGAGATTAGTCTGCAGCTCAATTTTTTGCCTGTTTGACATGAACAAGctctggaaacacaaaaagacCAAATCAGATAAAACTCAAATGGAGGGGATAAACTACATACATATAGAAGTCTCTTTCCAACGTTCACAACCATTAATCTATTATCCATGTGTCAATGACTGATTTAACCCACCTTGACCTCATCTACTTTTTTAAGGCGTTTTAACTGGCGAAGGCGCATATACTCAGACTTGACCCTCCTTCTCCACTCTAGGAGACTGCGGGAAGGGGTAAAAGAGCCAGGCTGAGGCCTTGGAGTTGATGGGACAGCACTGGTGCCAGAGGCCggggctgcagcagctgtttctTCCATCATTCcttaaaaagccaaaaagagTATTCAGCAAGCAAGTTGAACCTTGCAGCAGATTCAAATTTTCCATTGTTGGTCTGTTATCTGGCCTACAAAGTACAGCAACAATTTTATCTTTTGTAGTAGTTTTGTGAGATAACCCATATAGTTTTAAAGTCATCCCATTCGTTTTTTCCACACAATTAACATTGTGTGAAAAACTGACTAGAATATCATGCCAATAAACTTTACCAGACAGATTCAAATTCCACATCTTATGCAGCACCA
It encodes the following:
- the LOC103469387 gene encoding histone-lysine N-methyltransferase EZH2-like; translation: MMEETAAAAPASGTSAVPSTPRPQPGSFTPSRSLLEWRRRVKSEYMRLRQLKRLKKVDEVKSLFMSNRQKIELQTNLLNTEWSKLRIQAIPVSTFTGSLANKKMCTVEFGFPGFNSQAVPMKPLSTVAGIPFMYSWSPLQHNFMVEDETFLHNIPYMGDEVLEQDEAFLEELIDNYDGVHGDREGGFISDEIFKELVDALSQYSDHDEEEEEDAGVTAAEVTGKKEEERMMMRRSSVEGSEETKAGTLIRKKRRGTTEVKDVSGSKKIPNDKIFTAIASMFPYKGTTEELKEKYKDLQEPPGPVKLPPLCTPNLDGPFAKSVQREQSLHSFHTLFCRRCFKYDCFLHPFHATPNVYKRKSKEIRMETEPCGEDCFLLQKGAKEFVDRNMLRSQRSRRRRRQQRPAGSSGSGPTGSAEEGKEGESDHETTSSSGIALLLLKEGFFFLVSKSRGKKSIIAATWK